The proteins below come from a single Candidatus Kirkpatrickella diaphorinae genomic window:
- a CDS encoding sulfite exporter TauE/SafE family protein, which produces MTEFHYAYAFSGLLVGFLVGMTGVGGGSLMTPILILFFRIHPQAAVGTDLLFATMTKSVGTLVHGSQRTVDWSIVRLLATGSIPATLITLAILHGVGAPSDGVAHFMTHAIGVALLITAPSVLFRREIQRWAQNRGRQLEDRHVTLLTVLLGVALGALVTISSVGAGAIGLAAMIMLYPKRDFARLVGADIAHAVPLTLVAGLGHWWFGAVNLSLLASLLAGSIPGVMLGSLSIDVMPARFQQAVLGVVLFAIGFKLVTA; this is translated from the coding sequence TTGACTGAATTCCATTACGCATATGCATTCTCAGGATTGCTGGTCGGATTTCTGGTTGGGATGACGGGCGTGGGTGGGGGGTCCCTCATGACGCCGATCCTCATCCTGTTTTTCCGTATTCATCCTCAGGCGGCTGTCGGCACTGACCTCCTTTTTGCGACGATGACAAAATCTGTCGGCACCCTTGTGCATGGGAGTCAAAGGACGGTCGACTGGTCCATTGTGAGATTGCTTGCGACGGGCAGTATCCCGGCGACACTCATCACTTTGGCCATATTGCACGGCGTCGGGGCCCCGTCCGACGGTGTCGCGCATTTCATGACCCACGCCATTGGCGTGGCCCTGCTGATCACGGCGCCGAGCGTGCTTTTTCGACGTGAAATACAGCGTTGGGCTCAAAATCGCGGACGTCAGTTGGAAGATCGGCACGTCACCTTACTGACGGTCCTGCTTGGGGTGGCGCTGGGCGCTCTTGTCACGATATCGTCCGTCGGCGCGGGCGCGATCGGCCTCGCTGCCATGATCATGCTCTATCCTAAACGGGATTTCGCAAGGCTGGTCGGCGCCGACATCGCCCATGCCGTGCCACTGACCCTCGTGGCAGGTCTGGGACATTGGTGGTTCGGCGCGGTTAACCTGTCACTGCTCGCCTCCCTGCTTGCCGGGTCAATCCCGGGCGTCATGTTGGGAAGCCTGTCGATCGATGTGATGCCCGCGAGATTTCAGCAGGCTGTTTTGGGCGTCGTGCTTTTCGCCATCGGTTTCAAGCTCGTGACGGCATAA
- a CDS encoding DHA2 family efflux MFS transporter permease subunit translates to MTDASASDEENWRPKYNPWLIAVVVTLGAFMEVLDTTIINVALPHISGALGSSYDDATWALTSYLVANGVVLTISAWFSKVFGRKRYFLICILMFTVSSFLCGLSDSLPVLIIFRLMQGFFGGGLQPIQQSIILDTFPPEKRGAAFGLTAIAIVVAPILGPLLGGYLVDNFSWRWIFYVNVPFGILTLIGVYALVEDPPWVKPERERIDVIGMTLITLGLGCLEVMADRGEDDDWFHSRFIVTMAVIGLLCVIASIIWLLTAKNPLLNLDIFKDRNFAVGTFLIAMVGGLLYAAAIIVPQFAQQILGYTATLSGQVLAPGGVAVIILIPIVGKLMGKFQTRNIIALGFFLMGCSLFYSAQLQPTTSYNFLVLCRVFQTAALAFLFVPISTIAYSTLPRHLNADASAMFSMARNYIGSLAISFATAFVIETQQKRQSLIVHDMTPYHQAFQNYLAVVKRAAMEVGMSASQASSYATHQLYETFRQQVSMLAYNQVFMEIGILAFCVVPFCFLFSPTAEKSSGEGGMH, encoded by the coding sequence ATGACCGACGCTTCGGCCAGCGACGAGGAAAATTGGCGCCCCAAATATAATCCGTGGCTGATCGCGGTCGTGGTGACGCTGGGCGCCTTCATGGAGGTTCTCGACACCACTATCATCAATGTGGCGCTGCCGCATATTTCCGGTGCGCTCGGCAGTTCATATGATGATGCGACGTGGGCGCTAACCTCCTACCTTGTCGCGAATGGCGTGGTGCTGACAATCTCCGCATGGTTCAGCAAAGTCTTCGGGCGCAAACGTTACTTCCTGATCTGTATCCTGATGTTCACCGTGTCGTCATTCCTGTGTGGATTGTCAGACAGCCTGCCTGTGCTCATCATTTTCCGCCTGATGCAGGGATTTTTTGGTGGCGGGTTGCAGCCCATACAGCAATCGATCATCCTCGACACATTTCCACCTGAAAAACGCGGCGCTGCATTCGGGCTAACGGCCATTGCCATTGTCGTAGCCCCCATTCTCGGCCCGCTCCTGGGCGGTTACCTCGTCGATAATTTCTCCTGGCGCTGGATTTTTTACGTCAATGTGCCATTCGGCATTCTGACGCTGATCGGCGTTTACGCGCTTGTAGAAGATCCACCCTGGGTCAAGCCGGAGCGGGAGCGTATCGACGTGATCGGGATGACACTGATCACGCTCGGCCTCGGCTGCCTGGAAGTCATGGCGGATCGTGGTGAGGATGATGACTGGTTCCATTCCCGCTTTATCGTGACGATGGCCGTGATCGGTCTCCTCTGCGTCATCGCTTCCATCATCTGGCTTCTCACCGCAAAAAACCCGCTTCTAAATCTCGATATCTTCAAAGACCGCAATTTTGCCGTGGGCACGTTTCTGATCGCGATGGTGGGGGGGCTGCTTTACGCTGCGGCCATTATTGTCCCACAATTTGCGCAACAGATACTCGGTTACACCGCGACCCTTTCAGGCCAGGTGCTGGCGCCAGGGGGTGTGGCGGTCATCATTCTGATCCCGATTGTCGGGAAGCTGATGGGAAAATTCCAGACGCGCAACATCATCGCGCTCGGCTTCTTCCTGATGGGGTGCTCCCTTTTTTACTCGGCGCAGCTTCAGCCCACGACGAGTTATAATTTTCTCGTTCTCTGCCGTGTTTTTCAGACGGCGGCGCTGGCTTTTCTGTTCGTGCCGATTTCCACCATCGCTTATTCGACATTGCCGCGACATCTTAATGCCGATGCGTCCGCTATGTTCAGCATGGCGCGCAATTACATCGGCTCGCTCGCGATTTCATTCGCCACGGCTTTTGTGATTGAGACCCAGCAAAAGCGCCAAAGTCTGATCGTCCATGACATGACACCTTATCATCAGGCGTTTCAGAATTATCTCGCTGTCGTGAAACGCGCCGCAATGGAAGTGGGCATGTCTGCAAGTCAGGCATCTTCCTACGCGACGCATCAATTATATGAGACATTCCGACAGCAGGTTTCGATGCTTGCCTATAACCAGGTCTTTATGGAGATCGGCATCTTGGCGTTCTGCGTCGTGCCGTTCTGCTTCCTGTTTTCGCCAACTGCGGAAAAAAGCAGCGGCGAGGGAGGCATGCATTGA
- a CDS encoding efflux transporter outer membrane subunit, giving the protein MRRAYHKLALLPAMALILTSGCVGPKFHRPKPWTPDQYRMPQRGGEAGVTSRTTQDPAAASWWGLFNDPELSSLQARLASQNLDIQRATTQLAQSRAQLMIAGAGRYPSLSAMGSYQRSQYSTKFFQRALSQIGQNSKDSLGAQNATLLDQSIGKVVVPQLNQWQTGIDAQYELDLWGRVARQYESAKAMLQATDEQRRSVIIAQQADLAYDYLALRGLQEQLRILKENRATAQRTLDLARERQHVGLVTELDVTSAQRQLDTTTAQIAQMEQRVTQQINAINLLLGLPPGSLDDELQRTAGIPVVPPRVPVGLPSDLVRRRPDIRQAEAQLHAAVANIAEAEAEFYPKVTISADFGLQTLSFRDLGFWNARAWNVGPSISLPIFQGGRLRGNLMLTKYAEKTAAITYRQTVLGAWRDVDNALVAYRDEQKRHQGLVSASAAARRALDLAKDQYRSGLVTYLDVLSAQQALLDAEMQVADSSMTVAANLARLYNALGGGWENIAPEEAAKSALTSKTYDKLTSR; this is encoded by the coding sequence ATGCGCCGTGCTTACCATAAATTAGCGCTCCTCCCCGCCATGGCGCTCATCCTGACGTCGGGCTGCGTCGGGCCGAAATTCCATCGTCCCAAACCATGGACGCCGGACCAGTATCGTATGCCCCAGCGCGGGGGTGAGGCGGGGGTGACAAGTCGCACGACGCAGGACCCGGCGGCGGCAAGTTGGTGGGGCCTCTTCAACGACCCTGAATTATCGTCCCTGCAAGCACGCCTCGCATCTCAGAACCTCGATATTCAGCGCGCCACGACGCAATTGGCGCAAAGCCGTGCCCAGCTTATGATCGCGGGTGCCGGGCGCTACCCGTCTCTTAGCGCGATGGGCAGTTATCAGCGCTCTCAATATAGTACGAAGTTTTTCCAGCGGGCTCTTTCCCAGATCGGTCAGAACAGCAAAGACTCGCTGGGCGCGCAGAATGCCACCCTCCTTGACCAGAGCATCGGCAAAGTTGTCGTGCCACAGCTTAATCAGTGGCAGACCGGGATTGACGCGCAATATGAGCTGGATTTATGGGGCCGGGTTGCGCGACAATATGAGTCCGCCAAGGCCATGTTGCAGGCAACGGATGAGCAGAGGCGTTCCGTCATTATCGCGCAACAGGCCGATCTGGCCTATGATTACCTCGCCCTGCGCGGCTTGCAGGAACAATTGCGCATCCTGAAGGAAAACCGTGCCACCGCGCAGCGGACCTTGGACCTCGCGCGGGAGCGTCAGCATGTCGGGCTGGTGACGGAATTAGACGTCACATCGGCACAGCGGCAACTTGACACGACAACAGCGCAGATTGCCCAGATGGAGCAGCGCGTCACGCAGCAGATCAACGCCATCAACCTTTTATTGGGTCTGCCGCCAGGCTCCCTCGATGATGAGTTGCAGCGCACGGCGGGCATCCCGGTCGTGCCGCCGCGCGTGCCCGTCGGGCTTCCATCTGACCTTGTGCGGCGTCGCCCGGATATCCGGCAGGCTGAAGCGCAACTCCATGCGGCGGTCGCCAATATTGCGGAGGCCGAGGCGGAGTTTTATCCGAAAGTCACCATCAGCGCCGATTTCGGGCTTCAAACCCTGTCCTTCCGTGATCTCGGCTTCTGGAATGCGCGGGCATGGAATGTCGGTCCTTCCATTTCCCTGCCGATCTTCCAGGGTGGGCGCCTGCGCGGCAATCTGATGCTGACCAAATATGCCGAAAAGACAGCGGCCATCACCTATCGCCAGACCGTGCTCGGCGCATGGCGGGATGTCGATAACGCGCTCGTGGCCTATCGGGATGAGCAGAAGCGCCATCAGGGCCTGGTCTCAGCTTCCGCGGCGGCGCGTCGTGCGCTTGACCTGGCGAAAGATCAATATCGCTCCGGCCTCGTCACTTATCTGGATGTTCTTTCCGCCCAGCAGGCGCTTCTCGATGCAGAGATGCAGGTGGCGGACAGCTCCATGACGGTCGCGGCCAATCTCGCGCGCCTTTATAATGCGCTTGGCGGTGGCTGGGAGAATATCGCGCCGGAAGAAGCCGCGAAATCCGCTTTGACTTCAAAAACTTATGACAAACTCACTTCGAGGTGA
- the zwf gene encoding glucose-6-phosphate dehydrogenase codes for MTGQTKSSTSKADVPRRAPDCTLVIFGGGGDLTKRLLVPSLYDLAAMDVLSRKFRIIVVDRMEMTSEAWSAHLFDEISAFAKDKAGEFAHGRLDKSVWQKMMKNVEFLAGDITESEIYQRVATSLGHNSAIFYFAVAAQFFGTILKSLGKAKLFEEDGFFRRVIIEKPFGHNLASAKALNKVALANAREDQIYRIDHFFGKEAVQSMMAIRFANTLFEPLWRQEYIDHVQITAAETIGVEKRGKFYEGTGALRDMVPNHLFVLLSITGMAPPSSLAAEVVRSEKTRLLDAIRPIKVKDFVVAQYRAGKVEGEKRPAYRNEPDVDPKSDVETYAALKLHIDNWRWAGVPFYLRTGKRLAARKTEVAVIFKKTPYQLFKQGSADAMPNVIRFQLDPIRGLAMHFMVKEPGLEEVTTPVQNTFRYDDFFKSRANVGYEALLYDCMCGDQMLFQSAATIEAGWAALESVNPPKNRKLCFYAAGDQGPKEADQLLERDGRSWLPLID; via the coding sequence ATGACCGGTCAGACGAAGTCTTCCACGTCTAAGGCGGATGTTCCGCGTCGCGCACCGGATTGCACCCTCGTCATCTTCGGTGGTGGTGGTGACCTGACGAAACGCCTCCTTGTGCCTTCACTCTATGATCTGGCGGCGATGGATGTTTTATCGCGGAAATTCCGCATCATCGTCGTTGACCGTATGGAGATGACGTCGGAAGCATGGTCGGCACATCTTTTCGATGAGATTTCCGCCTTTGCCAAAGACAAGGCCGGTGAATTTGCCCATGGGCGCCTCGATAAGAGCGTCTGGCAGAAAATGATGAAAAATGTCGAATTTCTGGCAGGCGACATCACGGAGTCGGAAATCTATCAGCGCGTTGCCACATCTTTGGGCCATAACTCTGCCATTTTCTATTTCGCGGTGGCCGCCCAGTTTTTCGGGACGATCCTTAAAAGTCTGGGCAAGGCAAAGCTGTTCGAGGAGGATGGTTTTTTCCGCCGAGTGATCATTGAGAAGCCCTTCGGCCATAATCTGGCTTCCGCCAAGGCGCTGAACAAAGTCGCGCTGGCCAATGCGCGTGAAGATCAAATTTACCGTATTGATCATTTTTTCGGTAAGGAAGCCGTCCAGAGCATGATGGCCATCCGTTTCGCCAATACTTTATTTGAGCCCCTCTGGCGGCAGGAATATATCGACCACGTCCAGATCACGGCGGCCGAAACGATTGGCGTTGAAAAACGCGGGAAGTTTTACGAGGGCACGGGCGCGCTGCGCGACATGGTGCCCAATCACCTTTTTGTCCTTCTGAGCATCACAGGTATGGCGCCGCCCAGTTCCCTCGCGGCGGAAGTCGTCCGGTCAGAGAAAACGCGACTGCTTGATGCGATCCGGCCGATCAAGGTCAAGGATTTCGTCGTCGCGCAATATCGGGCGGGGAAAGTTGAAGGTGAAAAACGGCCCGCCTACCGGAATGAGCCGGATGTTGATCCGAAGAGTGACGTCGAGACTTACGCGGCGCTGAAGCTCCACATTGATAATTGGCGTTGGGCGGGTGTCCCGTTTTACCTGCGCACCGGCAAGCGCCTCGCCGCGCGGAAGACGGAAGTTGCGGTCATCTTCAAAAAGACGCCTTATCAGCTTTTCAAGCAGGGTTCAGCGGACGCGATGCCGAATGTCATCAGGTTTCAGCTTGACCCGATCCGTGGCCTGGCCATGCATTTCATGGTGAAGGAACCCGGATTGGAGGAGGTCACGACCCCGGTGCAGAATACCTTCCGCTATGATGATTTTTTCAAAAGCCGCGCCAATGTTGGTTATGAAGCGTTGCTTTATGATTGCATGTGCGGTGACCAGATGTTGTTTCAGTCCGCGGCCACGATTGAAGCGGGCTGGGCAGCATTGGAAAGCGTCAATCCGCCCAAAAATCGTAAGCTCTGCTTTTACGCTGCGGGTGATCAAGGGCCGAAGGAAGCGGATCAGCTTCTTGAACGTGACGGGAGGTCGTGGCTTCCGCTCATTGACTGA
- a CDS encoding HlyD family secretion protein — MTDNSQQDREPAKNDQDDKPDEGKDKKKKGLSPLTKKLLIAGVILIAVVWLFYWFLTRNHIETDDAYTQGRKISIAPHVNGYVTDLRVNDNQFVRQGQVLLTIDDRDYRASLDKATASLSQARANLSGAENQLIVASKKFPGQFTAAQGALAAAKADLFKAETDFKRQQRVSRAATTQQNVDYAKAALEQARARVIQAEGQLEQARPVQPSIKNQEDIFAQQRASLKVAEANLKLAELNMEWTQVRAPHDGWISQRNVEQGDFVQTGQKLFSIVAPEVWVVANYKETQITKMKPGQEAEISVDAYPSLHLKGHVDSIQLGAGAAFSAFPPENATGNFVKIVQRVPVKILIDKGLDPDHPLPLGVSVIPTVYVK, encoded by the coding sequence ATGACGGATAACAGCCAGCAGGACCGGGAGCCGGCGAAGAACGACCAGGATGACAAGCCGGACGAGGGGAAGGACAAAAAAAAGAAAGGCCTCAGCCCTCTGACGAAAAAGCTCCTGATCGCGGGCGTTATTCTTATTGCCGTGGTCTGGCTTTTCTACTGGTTTCTTACCCGGAACCATATTGAGACCGACGATGCCTATACGCAGGGGCGCAAAATCAGCATTGCGCCACACGTAAACGGCTACGTGACCGATCTGCGCGTTAATGACAATCAGTTTGTCAGGCAGGGCCAGGTTCTGCTCACGATCGATGACCGGGATTACCGTGCGTCCCTTGATAAGGCGACGGCCTCACTCTCGCAGGCCAGAGCCAACCTGTCCGGCGCTGAAAATCAGTTGATCGTCGCGTCCAAGAAGTTTCCCGGGCAGTTCACCGCGGCGCAGGGTGCGCTTGCCGCCGCGAAAGCCGACCTCTTCAAGGCTGAGACGGATTTTAAACGCCAGCAACGCGTCTCCCGCGCGGCGACGACGCAGCAGAATGTTGATTACGCCAAAGCAGCGCTGGAGCAGGCGCGTGCGCGTGTCATCCAGGCTGAAGGTCAGCTTGAGCAGGCGCGACCCGTCCAGCCGAGCATCAAAAATCAGGAAGATATCTTTGCGCAGCAACGCGCCTCCCTGAAAGTTGCTGAGGCCAATCTGAAGCTTGCAGAACTTAATATGGAGTGGACGCAGGTCAGGGCCCCACACGATGGCTGGATCTCGCAGCGTAATGTTGAGCAGGGCGATTTTGTCCAGACAGGGCAGAAACTCTTCTCAATCGTCGCGCCTGAAGTCTGGGTTGTGGCCAATTACAAAGAAACGCAGATCACGAAAATGAAGCCGGGCCAGGAGGCGGAGATCAGCGTCGATGCCTATCCATCCCTGCATCTCAAGGGGCATGTCGATTCAATCCAGCTCGGCGCGGGCGCTGCTTTCAGTGCTTTCCCGCCTGAGAATGCGACGGGTAACTTTGTGAAGATCGTGCAGCGTGTGCCAGTCAAGATCCTGATCGATAAAGGTCTTGACCCTGATCATCCCCTCCCACTCGGCGTGTCCGTCATCCCCACCGTTTACGTGAAGTGA